From a region of the Lactuca sativa cultivar Salinas chromosome 4, Lsat_Salinas_v11, whole genome shotgun sequence genome:
- the LOC111917805 gene encoding cytochrome P450 89A2 yields METWFIIVVSLCVAALIRSLLFRRSDADGKKLLPPGPSLISSNFILLTNSLSELEPILRKFKSKYGPLITLSIGSRPSIFVGSHSLAHQVLIQKGAVFSDRPRTLAVRNISSAAYGPTWRVLRRNLASEVLHPSRVKSYSWARKWVLQILLGRLREQKEAAGIKVIDHFTYAMFCLLVLMCFGEKLDEHRINEIATVQRRLLLLVGSGRFNVLGIFPRLGKILFRNRWKQLLQIREDQEQVLIPHIKSRIESANSEPQSVGDERIVAYVDTLVNIQLPEEEANNENGGKLTQKEMVSMCGEFLNAGTDTTSTALQWIMANLVKHPEIQSKLYNEIISVVGPPPPPPPPEVEPESVINEEDLKKMPYLKAVVLEALRRHPPGHFVLPHRVTKEMEVQGFTIPQGATINFMVAEMGLDPTVWDDPMEFKPERFINGDFDITGSKGIKMMPFGAGRRICPGSDLALLHLEYFVANLIWYFHWTPPDGYHVDLSEKVEFTIVMKNPLQARVSSRTENATS; encoded by the coding sequence ATGGAGACGTGGTTCATCATCGTCGTTTCACTCTGCGTTGCCGCCCTTATCAGGTCCCTTCTCTTCCGCCGGAGCGACGCCGACGGCAAGAAGCTACTACCACCAGGGCCCTCGCTCATCTCCTCCAACTTCATACTGCTCACCAATTCCCTCTCGGAATTAGAACCCATTCTCAGAAAATTCAAGTCCAAGTATGGGCCACTCATCACTCTTTCCATCGGTTCTCGTCCTTCTATCTTCGTCGGAAGCCACTCCCTCGCGCACCAAGTCCTCATCCAGAAGGGTGCCGTCTTCTCCGACCGTCCTAGAACACTCGCCGTACGTAACATCTCCTCGGCCGCCTACGGCCCTACTTGGAGGGTCCTCCGTCGGAATCTTGCCTCCGAAGTCCTACACCCCTCCCGTGTGAAGTCCTACTCCTGGGCTCGCAAGTGGGTCCTTCAGATACTTCTTGGTCGCCTCCGGGAGCAGAAGGAGGCTGCCGGAATCAAGGTGATTGATCATTTTACATACGCCATGTTCTGTCTGTTGGTACTTATGTGCTTTGGAGAAAAACTTGACGAGCATCGTATCAATGAAATCGCAACCGTACAGCGCCGGTTGCTGTTGTTAGTCGGCTCTGGGCGTTTTAACGTACTGGGTATTTTTCCAAGATTAGGGAAGATATTGTTTAGAAACAGATGGAAACAGCTCTTGCAAATACGCGAAGATCAAGAACAAGTGCTGATTCCACATATCAAATCTCGAATCGAAAGTGCTAATTCCGAACCACAATCAGTTGGAGACGAACGAATTGTGGCGTATGTCGACACACTGGTTAATATACAGCTTCCAGAGGAAGAAGCCAACAATGAAAATGGCGGAAAGCTGACTCAGAAGGAGATGGTGAGTATGTGTGGCGAGTTTCTTAACGCCGGCACAGACACCACCTCTACTGCTCTACAATGGATCATGGCCAATCTCGTGAAGCATCCTGAAATTCAGAGCAAGCTATATAATGAAATAATTTCAGTCGTCGGACCACCACCTCCACCGCCGCCACCAGAGGTAGAACCAGAATCTGTTATAAACGAAGAGGACTTAAAGAAGATGCCATACCTGAAAGCGGTGGTTCTGGAAGCGTTGAGGAGACACCCACCAGGGCATTTCGTGTTGCCCCATAGGGTCACAAAGGAGATGGAGGTGCAAGGGTTTACGATTCCACAGGGTGCCACCATTAATTTCATGGTGGCTGAGATGGGTTTGGATCCAACGGTCTGGGATGATCCCATGGAGTTCAAACCAGAGAGGTTCATCAATGGCGATTTCGATATAACTGGAAGCAAAGGGATAAAGATGATGCCATTTGGTGCAGGAAGAAGGATATGTCCAGGCTCTGATTTGGCTCTGCTTCATTTGGAATATTTTGTTGCCAATTTGATTTGGTATTTCCATTGGACTCCTCCTGATGGTTATCATGTTGATCTCTCTGAGAAGGTGGAGTTCACCATTGTCATGAAAAACCCTCTGCAAGCACGAGTCTCTTCAAGGACAGAAAACGCAACATCTTGA